The Candidatus Eisenbacteria bacterium genome includes the window CCCCATCCGGTCCGACGTAGACGTCATTGAGCTCGATCCCGTTCGGCGTGAGGAGGTACTCACGGATCTGATTCGAATGGGCCATGCCCCGCGATTTGAGGATGTACATACCGCGGTTCCGCTCCCCGGCTAGCTCGATGTCACGCAACAACAGCCACGTGTCGACCAGGGAAGAGATTCCGATGCCCGACTGCTCGAGGGATTGACCACCGTGCGTGAGGCTGGTGAAGATCGCCGTGATCTGCCGCGTCTTGAGGAAATCGATCAGTCGAATGAGCATGGACTCCGCGTCGGATTCCTCTCCGGCACGGAGGAAGTTCGTGATCGGATCGATGATCACCACCTGCGACTCGAATTCGTTGATCCACTTGTGGATCGATGCGAGGTGCGCCTCGAGCCCGTGCAAGGTCGGGCGACTGGCGTGGAAACGCAGCCGTCCCTCCCGCACCCACTGGCCGAGGTCGAGCCCAATGGAGCCCATGTTGCGGACCAGCTGGCTCTGGGACTCCTCGAACGCGAAGTAGAGACAGCCCTCTCCTCGTCGACACGCGGCGTCCGCGACGTGCGCCGCCAGGCTTGTCTTGCCGATCCCAGCGGTGCCGCTGATCAGGACGCTGCTTCCGCGATAGAAGCCCTGACCTCCCAGCATGGCGTCGAGGCGGGGGATCCCGGTGGAGATTCGCTCGTTGCTCGCCTCGTGTCGCAGCCCCAGCGAGGTGATGGGAAGCACCGAGATCCCATTCTCGTCGATCAGGAACGGGTACTCGTTCGTGCCGTGAAAGCTGCCCCTGTACTTGACGATGCGCATTCGCCGAGTCGAGAGCTGGTCTCTCACGCGGTGATCGAGCGCGATGACGCAGTCGGACACGTACTCCTCAAGGCCCTGACGCGTGAGCTGACCGTCGCCGCGCTCTCCGGTGATCACGGCGGTCACTCCCTTGTCCTTGAGCCAGCGGAAGAGCCGGCGCAGCTCGGAACGGAGCACGGCCGCGTTCGACAGTCCACCGAAGAGCACCTCGATCGTGTCGATGACGACACGCTTGGCCCCGATCGTGTCGATGGCGTGACCCAGCCGAATGAAGAGCCCCTCGAGGTCGTACTCGCCCGCCTCCTCGATCTCGCTCCGCTCGATGTGAACGTAATCGACCAGCAGCTTCTGTTGTCTCGCCAGCTTCTCGAGGTCGAATCCGAGAGAGCGAACGTTCTCGGTCAGCTCTTCG containing:
- the kaiC gene encoding circadian clock protein KaiC; translated protein: MTETAIDPRPSTPLTFGSIAKAPTGVAGLDEITGGGFPRGRPTLVCGSAGCGKTLLAIEFLVRGATQFDEPGVFIAFEETAEELTENVRSLGFDLEKLARQQKLLVDYVHIERSEIEEAGEYDLEGLFIRLGHAIDTIGAKRVVIDTIEVLFGGLSNAAVLRSELRRLFRWLKDKGVTAVITGERGDGQLTRQGLEEYVSDCVIALDHRVRDQLSTRRMRIVKYRGSFHGTNEYPFLIDENGISVLPITSLGLRHEASNERISTGIPRLDAMLGGQGFYRGSSVLISGTAGIGKTSLAAHVADAACRRGEGCLYFAFEESQSQLVRNMGSIGLDLGQWVREGRLRFHASRPTLHGLEAHLASIHKWINEFESQVVIIDPITNFLRAGEESDAESMLIRLIDFLKTRQITAIFTSLTHGGQSLEQSGIGISSLVDTWLLLRDIELAGERNRGMYILKSRGMAHSNQIREYLLTPNGIELNDVYVGPDGVLTGSMRLAQEAREQAVATSRQEDIERRRRQLERKRQMLEAQIKALQAQFEVEEEEFQGHIDQEQAAVDLVRRDQERMAVSRQADEPLGPPTDGRTKGKF